From a single Bombus terrestris chromosome 17, iyBomTerr1.2, whole genome shotgun sequence genomic region:
- the LOC125386757 gene encoding protein lin-28 homolog B-like has protein sequence MFRCLELGHVRVTCGSTVDRGQLCYRCGGIGHQAKSCSVSVPRCPLCESLGAATTHRMGGAACVPPKTKGTEPEHRATTREIYRKKKKGSRMGRIGGGHGYGHSKVNSYGSSRPTWDDRNRHKTCSSRR, from the coding sequence ATGTTTAGATGCTTAGAGCTAGGACACGTGAGAGTGACCTGCGGATCTACGGTAGATCGGGGGCAGCTATGCTACAGGTGCGGAGGCATCGGTCATCAGGCCAAGAGCTGCTCTGTCTCCGTGCCCAGATGCCCGCTCTGTGAGTCGCTTGGTGCGGCCACCACCCACAGAATGGGAGGGGCGGCATGCGTTCCACCGAAAACTAAAGGGACTGAGCCAGAGCATAGGGCGACAACGCGAGAGATCTACcgcaagaagaagaaaggatcaCGAATGGGGCGGATCGGGGGAGGCCATGGATATGGACATAGTAAAGTAAATTCATACGGCTCCTCCAGACCAACTTGGGACGATCGAAACAGGCACAAGACCTGCTCTTCCAGACGATAA